From Erigeron canadensis isolate Cc75 chromosome 8, C_canadensis_v1, whole genome shotgun sequence, one genomic window encodes:
- the LOC122611351 gene encoding protein JINGUBANG-like yields the protein MGLIKCHRRWSKDQEIQPENSNHLSSQTSLASVSSLTSKQLQPTTPPAPTNHQLITTFRAHTSSISSVTLSGKHLLSGSSDNQIRVWPRDPLSITSPNNLISYGESPVKSMIVCGDKLFTGHQDNKISVWKLDHDNNNNYNNNNCVGATRVATLPTLNDRVTKMLLAKNYVKIRRHKTCTWVNHVDAVSALAMSHDGNFIYSGSWDRTFKVWRASDFKCLESVWNAHDDAINAIVVSRDGFVYTGSADRKIKVWKNNEGEKKHFLVDTLEKHKSAVNALALTVDGSVLYSGACDRSIIVWEKESGGDDGGDGRHMVVSGALRGHSMAILCIAVVGDLMVSGSADKTVRIWRKGIDGKRYIRVGVLEGHNGPIKCLAAAVDSCTDADASGTNYMIYSGSLDCDVKVWKVWVPFL from the coding sequence ATGGGTCTTATAAAATGTCACCGCCGGTGGTCAAAAGATCAAGAAATCCAACCGGAAAATTCCAACCATCTTTCTTCACAAACAAGCTTAGCTTCAGTGTCATCTTTAACATCAAAACAACTACAACCAACAACACCACCGGCCCCCACAAACCACCAACTCATCACTACTTTTAGAGCGCACACATCTTCAATCTCATCAGTTACACTTTCAGGAAAACACCTCTTATCCGGATCCTCCGATAACCAAATCCGGGTCTGGCCTCGTGACCCGTTATCTATAACATCACCAAATAACTTAATAAGCTATGGAGAAAGTCCGGTTAAGTCAATGATAGTTTGTGGTGATAAATTATTTACCGGTCACCAAGATAATAAAATATCGGTGTGGAAATTAGatcatgataataataataattataataataataattgtgtgGGCGCCACACGTGTGGCGACTTTGCCAACGTTGAATGATCGTGTGACGAAAATGTTGTTAGCGAAAAATTATGTGAAAATACGTAGACATAAAACATGTACATGGGTGAATCATGTGGATGCTGTTTCGGCATTGGCTATGTCACATGatggtaattttatttattcgGGTTCGTGGGACCGGACATTTAAGGTGTGGCGGGCATCGGATTTCAAGTGTTTGGAATCCGTCTGGAACGCGCACGATGACGCGATAAACGCCATCGTGGTGTCCCGTGACGGATTCGTGTACACCGGGTCCGCTGACCGCAAAATTAAAGTGTGGAAAAATAATGAAGGGgagaaaaaacattttttggTAGATACTTTGGAAAAACATAAGTCCGCGGTTAATGCACTGGCGTTAACCGTGGATGGGTCTGTTTTGTATTCGGGTGCTTGTGATAGGTCGATAATTGTTTGGGAAAAAGaaagtggtggtgatgatggcgGAGATGGGCGGCACATGGTGGTGTCCGGTGCTTTGAGAGGACATAGTATGGCTATATTGTGTATTGCGGTTGTGGGGGACTTGATGGTTAGTGGGTCAGCGGATAAAACAGTTAGAATTTGGAGAAAGGGTATTGATGGAAAAAGATATATTCGAGTAGGTGTATTGGAAGGGCATAATGGTCCAATTAAATGTTTGGCGGCTGCAGTGGATAGTTGTACGGATGCTGATGCTAGTGGTACTAATTATATGATTTATAGTGGGAGTTTGGATTGTGACGTGAAAGTATGGAAAGTATGGGTGCCATTTCTTTGA